Proteins from one Mustela erminea isolate mMusErm1 chromosome 20, mMusErm1.Pri, whole genome shotgun sequence genomic window:
- the LOC116580924 gene encoding glycine-rich cell wall structural protein-like isoform X15 — protein MRGGAGRRPGSGVLPWKEVGGWPPGVCQQSLCPSKLGGLGERPHPGEVLKGPKGECPPTPLGIMRTWAFPAALLLLCLASESLQGGLPPLSPGPGKGFRIPKGYRSGYGFPSGLGAGFGNGNGLGAQPGTGGGVKPQKPGFGNGLAMGTFPGAVAQPGYGGGVRPQKPVYGNGLGARSFPGLGAQPGPVAQNGGQAPGVGGGMKPQKPGLGNGNGMGLGAQPGFGGGGKPQKPGFGNGNGLGGGAFPGVGAQPAGPATQNGYRPGFGGGMKTQKPGLRNSNGLGVQSGLVTQNGYGAGFGGAMKPQKPGFGNGDGLGGQPGPAVPVGYGPGIGEGGKLQKPVYRNGLGAGVFPGQGAQPALGRGMSPLKPGFTPGLQLPAGYQPLNGYGLGTELGFGGGLKPQKVGFAYGNGLGAGVFPEAHLQPEFPGTSGFRNGDGEEAPVYPKAAVPGSEGNGQAKALRGSSWPFMQPWGLALKPGYGPGGTYPGVGSQPATYGQLRPELGPGPFGSPPVKRDSSGPLGNGYGGHCPLGKC, from the exons atgaggggtggggcagggagaaggccGGGCTCTGGAGTCCTGCCATGGAAAGAGGTGGGGGGCTGGCCCCCTGGGGTCTGCCAACAGAGCCTCTGCCCCTCGaagctggggggcctgggtgagaGACCCCACCCAGGAGAGGTGCTTAAAGGCCCAAAGGGAGAGTGCCCTCCCACTCCACTCGGCATAATGCGCACCTGGGCCTTCCCCGCAGcccttctcctgctctgcctgGCTTCAGAAAGCCTACAAGGCg GACTACCTCCCTTGTCTCCGGGCCCAGGGAAAG GCTTCAGGATCCCCAAAGGCTACAGATCAG gctacGGCTTCCCCAGTGGCCTGGGAGCAG GATTTGGGAACGGGAATGGGCTGGGAGCCCAGCCAG GCACTGGAGGGGGTGTGAAGCCCCAGAAGCCAG GGTTTGGAAACGGGCTGGCAATGGGGACCTTCCCAGGCGCTGTCGCCCAGCCAG GTTATGGAGGGGGTGTGAGACCCCAGAAGCCAG TATATGGAAATGGACTGGGAGCCCGTTCCTTCCCAGGGCTGGGAGCCCAGCCAG GCCCTGTGGCTCAGAATGGTGGCCAGGCACCAG GAGTTGGAGGGGGCATGAAACCTCAAAAGCCAG GACTCGGCAATGGGAATGGGATGGGACTCGGAGCCCAGCCAG GCTTTGGAGGGGGCGGAAAACCCCAGAAGCCAG GATTCGGGAATGGGAACGGGCTGGGAGGTGGCGCCTTCCCGGGAGTAGGAGCCCAACCAG CAGGTCCTGCAACTCAAAATGGCTACAGACCAG GCTTTGGAGGGGGTATGAAGACCCAGAAACCAG GGCTCAGGAACAGCAACGGCTTGGGAGTCCAGTCAG GCCTAGTGACCCAGAATGGATACGGAGCAG GCTTTGGGGGGGCCATGAAGCCCCAGAAACCAG GATTTGGGAATGGCGACGGGCTGGGAGGCCAGCCAG GCCCTGCGGTTCCCGTGGGCTACGGACCAG GCATCGGTGAGGGCGGGAAGCTGCAGAAGCCAG TTTACAGGAATGGGCTGGGAGCCGGAGTCTTCCCAGGCCAAGGGGCCCAGCCAG ccctgggaaggGGCATGAGCCCTCTAAAGCCAG GCTTTACTCCCGGACTGCAGCTCCCAGCAG GATACCAGCCCCTGAATGGCTATGGACTGGGAACAGAACTGG gCTTTGGTGGTGGCCTCAAGCCTCAGAAAGTTG GTTTTGCTTATGGGAATGGTCTGGGAGCTGGGGTCTTCCCTGAGGCCCACCTGCAGCCAG agTTTCCCGGGACCAGTGGCTTTAGGAATG gggatggggaggaagcaCCAGTGTACCCCAAAGCAGCAGTTCCAGGCTCTGAAGGAAATG GTCAGGCCAAGGCCCTAAGGGGCTCTTCTTGGCCCTTCATGCAGCCTTGGGGGCTTGCCTTGAAGCCTGGATATGGGCCTGGAGGCACATACCCAGGGGTCGGAAGCCAGCCAG cgACATATGGACAGCTAAGGCCAGAGCTGGGCCCTGGACCGTTTG GCAGCCCTCCAGTGAAGAGAGACAGCAGTGGCCCACTGGGAAATGGCTATGGAG GCCACTGTCCTCTTGGGAAATGCTGA
- the LOC116580924 gene encoding glycine-rich cell wall structural protein-like isoform X4 → MRGGAGRRPGSGVLPWKEVGGWPPGVCQQSLCPSKLGGLGERPHPGEVLKGPKGECPPTPLGIMRTWAFPAALLLLCLASESLQGGLPPLSPGPGKGFRIPKGYRSGYGFPSGLGAGFGNGNGLGAQPGTGGGVKPQKPGFGNGLAMGTFPGAVAQPGYGGGVRPQKPVYGNGLGARSFPGLGAQPGPVAQNGGQAPGVGGGMKPQKPGLGNGNGMGLGAQPGFGGGGKPQKPGFGNGNGLGGGAFPGVGAQPGFGGGMKTQKPGLRNSNGLGVQSGLVTQNGYGAGFGGAMKPQKPGFGNGDGLGGQPGPAVPVGYGPGIGEGGKLQKPVYRNGLGAGVFPGQGAQPALGRGMSPLKPGFTPGLQLPAGYGNGNGVGAQPGPCHGRVPPLLLPRPPTSGVPSAKGGGGWGPKSQPSPPEQNGKFPAPTPAIQWGLKPQKAGYQPLNGYGLGTELGFGGGLKPQKVGFAYGNGLGAGVFPEAHLQPEFPGTSGFRNGDGEEAPVYPKAAVPGSEGNGQAKALRGSSWPFMQPWGLALKPGYGPGGTYPGVGSQPATYGQLRPELGPGPFGSPPVKRDSSGPLGNGYGGHCPLGKC, encoded by the exons atgaggggtggggcagggagaaggccGGGCTCTGGAGTCCTGCCATGGAAAGAGGTGGGGGGCTGGCCCCCTGGGGTCTGCCAACAGAGCCTCTGCCCCTCGaagctggggggcctgggtgagaGACCCCACCCAGGAGAGGTGCTTAAAGGCCCAAAGGGAGAGTGCCCTCCCACTCCACTCGGCATAATGCGCACCTGGGCCTTCCCCGCAGcccttctcctgctctgcctgGCTTCAGAAAGCCTACAAGGCg GACTACCTCCCTTGTCTCCGGGCCCAGGGAAAG GCTTCAGGATCCCCAAAGGCTACAGATCAG gctacGGCTTCCCCAGTGGCCTGGGAGCAG GATTTGGGAACGGGAATGGGCTGGGAGCCCAGCCAG GCACTGGAGGGGGTGTGAAGCCCCAGAAGCCAG GGTTTGGAAACGGGCTGGCAATGGGGACCTTCCCAGGCGCTGTCGCCCAGCCAG GTTATGGAGGGGGTGTGAGACCCCAGAAGCCAG TATATGGAAATGGACTGGGAGCCCGTTCCTTCCCAGGGCTGGGAGCCCAGCCAG GCCCTGTGGCTCAGAATGGTGGCCAGGCACCAG GAGTTGGAGGGGGCATGAAACCTCAAAAGCCAG GACTCGGCAATGGGAATGGGATGGGACTCGGAGCCCAGCCAG GCTTTGGAGGGGGCGGAAAACCCCAGAAGCCAG GATTCGGGAATGGGAACGGGCTGGGAGGTGGCGCCTTCCCGGGAGTAGGAGCCCAACCAG GCTTTGGAGGGGGTATGAAGACCCAGAAACCAG GGCTCAGGAACAGCAACGGCTTGGGAGTCCAGTCAG GCCTAGTGACCCAGAATGGATACGGAGCAG GCTTTGGGGGGGCCATGAAGCCCCAGAAACCAG GATTTGGGAATGGCGACGGGCTGGGAGGCCAGCCAG GCCCTGCGGTTCCCGTGGGCTACGGACCAG GCATCGGTGAGGGCGGGAAGCTGCAGAAGCCAG TTTACAGGAATGGGCTGGGAGCCGGAGTCTTCCCAGGCCAAGGGGCCCAGCCAG ccctgggaaggGGCATGAGCCCTCTAAAGCCAG GCTTTACTCCCGGACTGCAGCTCCCAGCAG GATATGGCAACGGAAATGGGGTGGGGGCCCAACCAG GTCCCTGCCATGGGAGGGTCCCTCCACTGCTTCTCCCCAGGCCTCCCACTTCGGGGGTCCCTTCTGCTAAAGGGGGCGGCGGCTGGGGCCCCAAATCCCAGCCCTCTCCCCCAGAGCAGAATGGCAAGTTCCCAG CACCGACTCCTGCCATCCAGTGGGGGCTGAAACCTCAGAAAGCAG GATACCAGCCCCTGAATGGCTATGGACTGGGAACAGAACTGG gCTTTGGTGGTGGCCTCAAGCCTCAGAAAGTTG GTTTTGCTTATGGGAATGGTCTGGGAGCTGGGGTCTTCCCTGAGGCCCACCTGCAGCCAG agTTTCCCGGGACCAGTGGCTTTAGGAATG gggatggggaggaagcaCCAGTGTACCCCAAAGCAGCAGTTCCAGGCTCTGAAGGAAATG GTCAGGCCAAGGCCCTAAGGGGCTCTTCTTGGCCCTTCATGCAGCCTTGGGGGCTTGCCTTGAAGCCTGGATATGGGCCTGGAGGCACATACCCAGGGGTCGGAAGCCAGCCAG cgACATATGGACAGCTAAGGCCAGAGCTGGGCCCTGGACCGTTTG GCAGCCCTCCAGTGAAGAGAGACAGCAGTGGCCCACTGGGAAATGGCTATGGAG GCCACTGTCCTCTTGGGAAATGCTGA
- the LOC116580924 gene encoding elastin-like isoform X2: MRGGAGRRPGSGVLPWKEVGGWPPGVCQQSLCPSKLGGLGERPHPGEVLKGPKGECPPTPLGIMRTWAFPAALLLLCLASESLQGGLPPLSPGPGKGFRIPKGYRSGYGFPSGLGAGFGNGNGLGAQPGTGGGVKPQKPGFGNGLAMGTFPGAVAQPGYGGGVRPQKPVYGNGLGARSFPGLGAQPGPVAQNGGQAPGVGGGMKPQKPGLGNGNGMGLGAQPGFGGGGKPQKPGFGNGNGLGGGAFPGVGAQPGPATQNGYRPGFGGGMKTQKPGLRNSNGLGVQSGLVTQNGYGAGFGGAMKPQKPGFGNGDGLGGQPGPAVPVGYGPGIGEGGKLQKPVYRNGLGAGVFPGQGAQPALGRGMSPLKPGFTPGLQLPAGYGNGNGVGAQPGPCHGRVPPLLLPRPPTSGVPSAKGGGGWGPKSQPSPPEQNGKFPAPTPAIQWGLKPQKAGYQPLNGYGLGTELGFGGGLKPQKVGFAYGNGLGAGVFPEAHLQPEFPGTSGFRNGDGEEAPVYPKAAVPGSEGNGQAKALRGSSWPFMQPWGLALKPGYGPGGTYPGVGSQPATYGQLRPELGPGPFGSPPVKRDSSGPLGNGYGGHCPLGKC, translated from the exons atgaggggtggggcagggagaaggccGGGCTCTGGAGTCCTGCCATGGAAAGAGGTGGGGGGCTGGCCCCCTGGGGTCTGCCAACAGAGCCTCTGCCCCTCGaagctggggggcctgggtgagaGACCCCACCCAGGAGAGGTGCTTAAAGGCCCAAAGGGAGAGTGCCCTCCCACTCCACTCGGCATAATGCGCACCTGGGCCTTCCCCGCAGcccttctcctgctctgcctgGCTTCAGAAAGCCTACAAGGCg GACTACCTCCCTTGTCTCCGGGCCCAGGGAAAG GCTTCAGGATCCCCAAAGGCTACAGATCAG gctacGGCTTCCCCAGTGGCCTGGGAGCAG GATTTGGGAACGGGAATGGGCTGGGAGCCCAGCCAG GCACTGGAGGGGGTGTGAAGCCCCAGAAGCCAG GGTTTGGAAACGGGCTGGCAATGGGGACCTTCCCAGGCGCTGTCGCCCAGCCAG GTTATGGAGGGGGTGTGAGACCCCAGAAGCCAG TATATGGAAATGGACTGGGAGCCCGTTCCTTCCCAGGGCTGGGAGCCCAGCCAG GCCCTGTGGCTCAGAATGGTGGCCAGGCACCAG GAGTTGGAGGGGGCATGAAACCTCAAAAGCCAG GACTCGGCAATGGGAATGGGATGGGACTCGGAGCCCAGCCAG GCTTTGGAGGGGGCGGAAAACCCCAGAAGCCAG GATTCGGGAATGGGAACGGGCTGGGAGGTGGCGCCTTCCCGGGAGTAGGAGCCCAACCAG GTCCTGCAACTCAAAATGGCTACAGACCAG GCTTTGGAGGGGGTATGAAGACCCAGAAACCAG GGCTCAGGAACAGCAACGGCTTGGGAGTCCAGTCAG GCCTAGTGACCCAGAATGGATACGGAGCAG GCTTTGGGGGGGCCATGAAGCCCCAGAAACCAG GATTTGGGAATGGCGACGGGCTGGGAGGCCAGCCAG GCCCTGCGGTTCCCGTGGGCTACGGACCAG GCATCGGTGAGGGCGGGAAGCTGCAGAAGCCAG TTTACAGGAATGGGCTGGGAGCCGGAGTCTTCCCAGGCCAAGGGGCCCAGCCAG ccctgggaaggGGCATGAGCCCTCTAAAGCCAG GCTTTACTCCCGGACTGCAGCTCCCAGCAG GATATGGCAACGGAAATGGGGTGGGGGCCCAACCAG GTCCCTGCCATGGGAGGGTCCCTCCACTGCTTCTCCCCAGGCCTCCCACTTCGGGGGTCCCTTCTGCTAAAGGGGGCGGCGGCTGGGGCCCCAAATCCCAGCCCTCTCCCCCAGAGCAGAATGGCAAGTTCCCAG CACCGACTCCTGCCATCCAGTGGGGGCTGAAACCTCAGAAAGCAG GATACCAGCCCCTGAATGGCTATGGACTGGGAACAGAACTGG gCTTTGGTGGTGGCCTCAAGCCTCAGAAAGTTG GTTTTGCTTATGGGAATGGTCTGGGAGCTGGGGTCTTCCCTGAGGCCCACCTGCAGCCAG agTTTCCCGGGACCAGTGGCTTTAGGAATG gggatggggaggaagcaCCAGTGTACCCCAAAGCAGCAGTTCCAGGCTCTGAAGGAAATG GTCAGGCCAAGGCCCTAAGGGGCTCTTCTTGGCCCTTCATGCAGCCTTGGGGGCTTGCCTTGAAGCCTGGATATGGGCCTGGAGGCACATACCCAGGGGTCGGAAGCCAGCCAG cgACATATGGACAGCTAAGGCCAGAGCTGGGCCCTGGACCGTTTG GCAGCCCTCCAGTGAAGAGAGACAGCAGTGGCCCACTGGGAAATGGCTATGGAG GCCACTGTCCTCTTGGGAAATGCTGA
- the LOC116580924 gene encoding glycine-rich cell wall structural protein-like isoform X11, which translates to MRGGAGRRPGSGVLPWKEVGGWPPGVCQQSLCPSKLGGLGERPHPGEVLKGPKGECPPTPLGIMRTWAFPAALLLLCLASESLQGGLPPLSPGPGKGFRIPKGYRSGYGFPSGLGAGFGNGNGLGAQPGTGGGVKPQKPGFGNGLAMGTFPGAVAQPGYGGGVRPQKPGLGNGNGMGLGAQPGFGGGGKPQKPGFGNGNGLGGGAFPGVGAQPAGPATQNGYRPGFGGGMKTQKPGLRNSNGLGVQSGLVTQNGYGAGFGGAMKPQKPGFGNGDGLGGQPGPAVPVGYGPGIGEGGKLQKPVYRNGLGAGVFPGQGAQPALGRGMSPLKPGFTPGLQLPAGYGNGNGVGAQPGPCHGRVPPLLLPRPPTSGVPSAKGGGGWGPKSQPSPPEQNGKFPAPTPAIQWGLKPQKAGYQPLNGYGLGTELGFGGGLKPQKVGFAYGNGLGAGVFPEAHLQPEFPGTSGFRNGDGEEAPVYPKAAVPGSEGNGQAKALRGSSWPFMQPWGLALKPGYGPGGTYPGVGSQPATYGQLRPELGPGPFGSPPVKRDSSGPLGNGYGGHCPLGKC; encoded by the exons atgaggggtggggcagggagaaggccGGGCTCTGGAGTCCTGCCATGGAAAGAGGTGGGGGGCTGGCCCCCTGGGGTCTGCCAACAGAGCCTCTGCCCCTCGaagctggggggcctgggtgagaGACCCCACCCAGGAGAGGTGCTTAAAGGCCCAAAGGGAGAGTGCCCTCCCACTCCACTCGGCATAATGCGCACCTGGGCCTTCCCCGCAGcccttctcctgctctgcctgGCTTCAGAAAGCCTACAAGGCg GACTACCTCCCTTGTCTCCGGGCCCAGGGAAAG GCTTCAGGATCCCCAAAGGCTACAGATCAG gctacGGCTTCCCCAGTGGCCTGGGAGCAG GATTTGGGAACGGGAATGGGCTGGGAGCCCAGCCAG GCACTGGAGGGGGTGTGAAGCCCCAGAAGCCAG GGTTTGGAAACGGGCTGGCAATGGGGACCTTCCCAGGCGCTGTCGCCCAGCCAG GTTATGGAGGGGGTGTGAGACCCCAGAAGCCAG GACTCGGCAATGGGAATGGGATGGGACTCGGAGCCCAGCCAG GCTTTGGAGGGGGCGGAAAACCCCAGAAGCCAG GATTCGGGAATGGGAACGGGCTGGGAGGTGGCGCCTTCCCGGGAGTAGGAGCCCAACCAG CAGGTCCTGCAACTCAAAATGGCTACAGACCAG GCTTTGGAGGGGGTATGAAGACCCAGAAACCAG GGCTCAGGAACAGCAACGGCTTGGGAGTCCAGTCAG GCCTAGTGACCCAGAATGGATACGGAGCAG GCTTTGGGGGGGCCATGAAGCCCCAGAAACCAG GATTTGGGAATGGCGACGGGCTGGGAGGCCAGCCAG GCCCTGCGGTTCCCGTGGGCTACGGACCAG GCATCGGTGAGGGCGGGAAGCTGCAGAAGCCAG TTTACAGGAATGGGCTGGGAGCCGGAGTCTTCCCAGGCCAAGGGGCCCAGCCAG ccctgggaaggGGCATGAGCCCTCTAAAGCCAG GCTTTACTCCCGGACTGCAGCTCCCAGCAG GATATGGCAACGGAAATGGGGTGGGGGCCCAACCAG GTCCCTGCCATGGGAGGGTCCCTCCACTGCTTCTCCCCAGGCCTCCCACTTCGGGGGTCCCTTCTGCTAAAGGGGGCGGCGGCTGGGGCCCCAAATCCCAGCCCTCTCCCCCAGAGCAGAATGGCAAGTTCCCAG CACCGACTCCTGCCATCCAGTGGGGGCTGAAACCTCAGAAAGCAG GATACCAGCCCCTGAATGGCTATGGACTGGGAACAGAACTGG gCTTTGGTGGTGGCCTCAAGCCTCAGAAAGTTG GTTTTGCTTATGGGAATGGTCTGGGAGCTGGGGTCTTCCCTGAGGCCCACCTGCAGCCAG agTTTCCCGGGACCAGTGGCTTTAGGAATG gggatggggaggaagcaCCAGTGTACCCCAAAGCAGCAGTTCCAGGCTCTGAAGGAAATG GTCAGGCCAAGGCCCTAAGGGGCTCTTCTTGGCCCTTCATGCAGCCTTGGGGGCTTGCCTTGAAGCCTGGATATGGGCCTGGAGGCACATACCCAGGGGTCGGAAGCCAGCCAG cgACATATGGACAGCTAAGGCCAGAGCTGGGCCCTGGACCGTTTG GCAGCCCTCCAGTGAAGAGAGACAGCAGTGGCCCACTGGGAAATGGCTATGGAG GCCACTGTCCTCTTGGGAAATGCTGA
- the LOC116580924 gene encoding glycine-rich cell wall structural protein 1-like isoform X7 — protein MRGGAGRRPGSGVLPWKEVGGWPPGVCQQSLCPSKLGGLGERPHPGEVLKGPKGECPPTPLGIMRTWAFPAALLLLCLASESLQGGLPPLSPGPGKGFRIPKGYRSGYGFPSGLGAGFGNGNGLGAQPGTGGGVKPQKPGFGNGLAMGTFPGAVAQPGYGGGVRPQKPVYGNGLGARSFPGLGAQPGLGNGNGMGLGAQPGFGGGGKPQKPGFGNGNGLGGGAFPGVGAQPAGPATQNGYRPGFGGGMKTQKPGLRNSNGLGVQSGLVTQNGYGAGFGGAMKPQKPGFGNGDGLGGQPGPAVPVGYGPGIGEGGKLQKPVYRNGLGAGVFPGQGAQPALGRGMSPLKPGFTPGLQLPAGYGNGNGVGAQPGPCHGRVPPLLLPRPPTSGVPSAKGGGGWGPKSQPSPPEQNGKFPAPTPAIQWGLKPQKAGYQPLNGYGLGTELGFGGGLKPQKVGFAYGNGLGAGVFPEAHLQPEFPGTSGFRNGDGEEAPVYPKAAVPGSEGNGQAKALRGSSWPFMQPWGLALKPGYGPGGTYPGVGSQPATYGQLRPELGPGPFGSPPVKRDSSGPLGNGYGGHCPLGKC, from the exons atgaggggtggggcagggagaaggccGGGCTCTGGAGTCCTGCCATGGAAAGAGGTGGGGGGCTGGCCCCCTGGGGTCTGCCAACAGAGCCTCTGCCCCTCGaagctggggggcctgggtgagaGACCCCACCCAGGAGAGGTGCTTAAAGGCCCAAAGGGAGAGTGCCCTCCCACTCCACTCGGCATAATGCGCACCTGGGCCTTCCCCGCAGcccttctcctgctctgcctgGCTTCAGAAAGCCTACAAGGCg GACTACCTCCCTTGTCTCCGGGCCCAGGGAAAG GCTTCAGGATCCCCAAAGGCTACAGATCAG gctacGGCTTCCCCAGTGGCCTGGGAGCAG GATTTGGGAACGGGAATGGGCTGGGAGCCCAGCCAG GCACTGGAGGGGGTGTGAAGCCCCAGAAGCCAG GGTTTGGAAACGGGCTGGCAATGGGGACCTTCCCAGGCGCTGTCGCCCAGCCAG GTTATGGAGGGGGTGTGAGACCCCAGAAGCCAG TATATGGAAATGGACTGGGAGCCCGTTCCTTCCCAGGGCTGGGAGCCCAGCCAG GACTCGGCAATGGGAATGGGATGGGACTCGGAGCCCAGCCAG GCTTTGGAGGGGGCGGAAAACCCCAGAAGCCAG GATTCGGGAATGGGAACGGGCTGGGAGGTGGCGCCTTCCCGGGAGTAGGAGCCCAACCAG CAGGTCCTGCAACTCAAAATGGCTACAGACCAG GCTTTGGAGGGGGTATGAAGACCCAGAAACCAG GGCTCAGGAACAGCAACGGCTTGGGAGTCCAGTCAG GCCTAGTGACCCAGAATGGATACGGAGCAG GCTTTGGGGGGGCCATGAAGCCCCAGAAACCAG GATTTGGGAATGGCGACGGGCTGGGAGGCCAGCCAG GCCCTGCGGTTCCCGTGGGCTACGGACCAG GCATCGGTGAGGGCGGGAAGCTGCAGAAGCCAG TTTACAGGAATGGGCTGGGAGCCGGAGTCTTCCCAGGCCAAGGGGCCCAGCCAG ccctgggaaggGGCATGAGCCCTCTAAAGCCAG GCTTTACTCCCGGACTGCAGCTCCCAGCAG GATATGGCAACGGAAATGGGGTGGGGGCCCAACCAG GTCCCTGCCATGGGAGGGTCCCTCCACTGCTTCTCCCCAGGCCTCCCACTTCGGGGGTCCCTTCTGCTAAAGGGGGCGGCGGCTGGGGCCCCAAATCCCAGCCCTCTCCCCCAGAGCAGAATGGCAAGTTCCCAG CACCGACTCCTGCCATCCAGTGGGGGCTGAAACCTCAGAAAGCAG GATACCAGCCCCTGAATGGCTATGGACTGGGAACAGAACTGG gCTTTGGTGGTGGCCTCAAGCCTCAGAAAGTTG GTTTTGCTTATGGGAATGGTCTGGGAGCTGGGGTCTTCCCTGAGGCCCACCTGCAGCCAG agTTTCCCGGGACCAGTGGCTTTAGGAATG gggatggggaggaagcaCCAGTGTACCCCAAAGCAGCAGTTCCAGGCTCTGAAGGAAATG GTCAGGCCAAGGCCCTAAGGGGCTCTTCTTGGCCCTTCATGCAGCCTTGGGGGCTTGCCTTGAAGCCTGGATATGGGCCTGGAGGCACATACCCAGGGGTCGGAAGCCAGCCAG cgACATATGGACAGCTAAGGCCAGAGCTGGGCCCTGGACCGTTTG GCAGCCCTCCAGTGAAGAGAGACAGCAGTGGCCCACTGGGAAATGGCTATGGAG GCCACTGTCCTCTTGGGAAATGCTGA
- the LOC116580924 gene encoding glycine-rich cell wall structural protein-like isoform X12, translating into MRGGAGRRPGSGVLPWKEVGGWPPGVCQQSLCPSKLGGLGERPHPGEVLKGPKGECPPTPLGIMRTWAFPAALLLLCLASESLQGGLPPLSPGPGKGFRIPKGYRSGYGFPSGLGAGFGNGNGLGAQPGTGGGVKPQKPGFGNGLAMGTFPGAVAQPGYGGGVRPQKPVYGNGLGARSFPGLGAQPGPVAQNGGQAPGVGGGMKPQKPGLGNGNGMGLGAQPGFGGGGKPQKPGFGNGNGLGGGAFPGVGAQPAGPATQNGYRPGFGGGMKTQKPGLRNSNGLGVQSGLVTQNGYGAGFGGAMKPQKPGFGNGDGLGGQPGPAVPVGYGPGIGEGGKLQKPVYRNGLGAGVFPGQGAQPALGRGMSPLKPGFTPGLQLPAGYGNGNGVGAQPAPTPAIQWGLKPQKAGYQPLNGYGLGTELGFGGGLKPQKVGFAYGNGLGAGVFPEAHLQPEFPGTSGFRNGDGEEAPVYPKAAVPGSEGNGQAKALRGSSWPFMQPWGLALKPGYGPGGTYPGVGSQPATYGQLRPELGPGPFGSPPVKRDSSGPLGNGYGGHCPLGKC; encoded by the exons atgaggggtggggcagggagaaggccGGGCTCTGGAGTCCTGCCATGGAAAGAGGTGGGGGGCTGGCCCCCTGGGGTCTGCCAACAGAGCCTCTGCCCCTCGaagctggggggcctgggtgagaGACCCCACCCAGGAGAGGTGCTTAAAGGCCCAAAGGGAGAGTGCCCTCCCACTCCACTCGGCATAATGCGCACCTGGGCCTTCCCCGCAGcccttctcctgctctgcctgGCTTCAGAAAGCCTACAAGGCg GACTACCTCCCTTGTCTCCGGGCCCAGGGAAAG GCTTCAGGATCCCCAAAGGCTACAGATCAG gctacGGCTTCCCCAGTGGCCTGGGAGCAG GATTTGGGAACGGGAATGGGCTGGGAGCCCAGCCAG GCACTGGAGGGGGTGTGAAGCCCCAGAAGCCAG GGTTTGGAAACGGGCTGGCAATGGGGACCTTCCCAGGCGCTGTCGCCCAGCCAG GTTATGGAGGGGGTGTGAGACCCCAGAAGCCAG TATATGGAAATGGACTGGGAGCCCGTTCCTTCCCAGGGCTGGGAGCCCAGCCAG GCCCTGTGGCTCAGAATGGTGGCCAGGCACCAG GAGTTGGAGGGGGCATGAAACCTCAAAAGCCAG GACTCGGCAATGGGAATGGGATGGGACTCGGAGCCCAGCCAG GCTTTGGAGGGGGCGGAAAACCCCAGAAGCCAG GATTCGGGAATGGGAACGGGCTGGGAGGTGGCGCCTTCCCGGGAGTAGGAGCCCAACCAG CAGGTCCTGCAACTCAAAATGGCTACAGACCAG GCTTTGGAGGGGGTATGAAGACCCAGAAACCAG GGCTCAGGAACAGCAACGGCTTGGGAGTCCAGTCAG GCCTAGTGACCCAGAATGGATACGGAGCAG GCTTTGGGGGGGCCATGAAGCCCCAGAAACCAG GATTTGGGAATGGCGACGGGCTGGGAGGCCAGCCAG GCCCTGCGGTTCCCGTGGGCTACGGACCAG GCATCGGTGAGGGCGGGAAGCTGCAGAAGCCAG TTTACAGGAATGGGCTGGGAGCCGGAGTCTTCCCAGGCCAAGGGGCCCAGCCAG ccctgggaaggGGCATGAGCCCTCTAAAGCCAG GCTTTACTCCCGGACTGCAGCTCCCAGCAG GATATGGCAACGGAAATGGGGTGGGGGCCCAACCAG CACCGACTCCTGCCATCCAGTGGGGGCTGAAACCTCAGAAAGCAG GATACCAGCCCCTGAATGGCTATGGACTGGGAACAGAACTGG gCTTTGGTGGTGGCCTCAAGCCTCAGAAAGTTG GTTTTGCTTATGGGAATGGTCTGGGAGCTGGGGTCTTCCCTGAGGCCCACCTGCAGCCAG agTTTCCCGGGACCAGTGGCTTTAGGAATG gggatggggaggaagcaCCAGTGTACCCCAAAGCAGCAGTTCCAGGCTCTGAAGGAAATG GTCAGGCCAAGGCCCTAAGGGGCTCTTCTTGGCCCTTCATGCAGCCTTGGGGGCTTGCCTTGAAGCCTGGATATGGGCCTGGAGGCACATACCCAGGGGTCGGAAGCCAGCCAG cgACATATGGACAGCTAAGGCCAGAGCTGGGCCCTGGACCGTTTG GCAGCCCTCCAGTGAAGAGAGACAGCAGTGGCCCACTGGGAAATGGCTATGGAG GCCACTGTCCTCTTGGGAAATGCTGA